From the genome of Anopheles moucheti chromosome 3, idAnoMoucSN_F20_07, whole genome shotgun sequence, one region includes:
- the LOC128303696 gene encoding small glutamine-rich tetratricopeptide repeat-containing protein alpha-like, with protein sequence MAQAKSTGEKTTPSEKETGKSNLNLTADELKEEGNRCVKAGSFTEAILHYTHAIKLSPADAILYSNRSLAFCKQQQYYYANEDADKAIALNPAWAKGYYRKAEVSMGVGQYETALLSYGKALQLQPQDMGIIQAARKAATLGNAEREKEKRSPFIGSAIGCVVGLCIVLADMLLTENPTIKYTSLMVFIIMVITSMGFGIAKLVWYYKKLQRKGLLDPPIDLLEDFQKQKETEDAPPTGEQRHERNRYTKAQARQRLKKAKT encoded by the exons ATG GCACAAGCCAAAAGCACCGGTGAGAAGACGACACCATCCGAAAAGGAGACGGGCAAAAGCAACCTTAATCTTACGGCCGACGAACTGAAAGAGGAAGGCAACCGGTGTGTGAAGGCGGGCAGTTTTACGGAAGCGATTCTGCACTACACCCATGCCATCAAGCTCAGCCCAGCCGATGCCATACTGTACAGCAATCGATCGTTGGCGTTCTGTAAGCAGCAACAGTACTATTATGCAAATGAGGACGCCGATAAGGCGATCGCGTTGAACCCGGCCTGGGCGAAAGGGTACTACCGGAAGGCGGAAGTTAGCATGGGTGTGGGTCAGTACGAAACGGCGTTGCTTTCGTACGGAAAGGCGCTACAGCTTCAGCCGCAAGACATGGGTATCATTCAGGCAGCCCGGAAAGCTGCCACATTAGGCAATGCCGAACGGGAGAAGGAGAAACGGTCGCCCTTCATTGGTAGCGCCATCGGTTGTGTTGTCGGTTTGTGCATCGTGTTGGCCGACATGTTACTAACGGAAAATCCGACCATTAAG TACACTTCGTTAATGGTGTTCATCATAATGGTAATCACTAGCATGGGGTTCGGAATAGCAAAACTAGTTTGGTACTACAAAAAACTGCAACGGAAAGGTTTGCTTGATCCGCCCATCGATTTACTAGAAG ATtttcaaaagcaaaaggaaactgAAGATGCACCACCAACGGGAGAACAACGCCACGAACGAAATCGATATACAAAAGCTCAAGCAAGACAGCGCTTGAAAAAGGCGAAAACATAA